One part of the Geothrix edaphica genome encodes these proteins:
- a CDS encoding KH domain-containing protein — protein MNPEAFLRDVLTPLLDHPEALRVEVSGEGKKRDVLVFANPRDRGRIIGKHGRMISALRTLCKVAGEKAGLAVNLELDDEDEREA, from the coding sequence ATGAATCCCGAAGCCTTCCTGCGTGATGTGCTGACCCCCCTGCTGGACCACCCGGAGGCGCTCCGGGTCGAGGTCAGCGGCGAAGGGAAGAAGCGCGACGTGCTGGTCTTCGCCAATCCCCGGGATCGCGGGCGCATCATCGGCAAGCACGGGCGCATGATCTCGGCCCTCCGCACCCTCTGCAAGGTCGCCGGCGAGAAGGCCGGCCTGGCGGTGAACCTCGAGCTGGATGACGAGGACGAACGGGAGGCTTAG
- the rpsP gene encoding 30S ribosomal protein S16: MLSIRLARNGAKKRPFYHIVVSENDRIPTGRAVEVLGFVNPIAGSGEEVRIDAEKAKSWLQKGAQPSKTVLDLFKKNQIL; encoded by the coding sequence ATGCTTTCGATCCGTCTTGCTCGCAATGGTGCCAAGAAGCGCCCGTTCTACCACATCGTCGTCTCCGAGAACGACCGCATCCCCACTGGCCGCGCCGTGGAGGTGCTGGGCTTCGTGAACCCCATCGCCGGTTCCGGCGAAGAGGTCCGCATCGACGCCGAGAAGGCGAAGTCCTGGCTCCAGAAGGGCGCCCAGCCCTCCAAGACCGTGCTCGATCTGTTCAAGAAGAACCAGATCCTGTAA